One window from the genome of Mycolicibacterium gadium encodes:
- the prmC gene encoding peptide chain release factor N(5)-glutamine methyltransferase, giving the protein MTRPGRVPARANVRQAIDAAEAALARAGVGSPRADAELLASFAAGVERGRLAFFDPGSDFYETYDGLVAERVSRKPLQHIVGTAAFGPVTVHVGPGVFIPRPETEAMLEWTVAQQLSSKPVIVDLCTGSGALALALSKFWPAARIVAVDDSQSALEYATSNLVGVGVELLRADVTEPGLLPDLDGSVDLLVANPPYIPDDADLEPEVAEHDPPHALFGGPDGMEVIEAIADLAGRWLRAGGLCAVEHDDTTSARTVEAFARTGRFDDVTSRLDLAGRPRFVTAVRSR; this is encoded by the coding sequence ATGACCCGGCCCGGCCGGGTGCCAGCACGCGCCAACGTCCGCCAGGCGATCGATGCCGCCGAGGCGGCACTGGCGCGGGCGGGAGTCGGATCGCCGCGGGCCGACGCGGAACTGCTTGCCTCATTTGCCGCCGGTGTGGAGCGCGGACGGTTGGCATTCTTCGACCCCGGATCGGACTTCTACGAAACCTATGACGGACTCGTCGCCGAGCGCGTCAGCCGCAAGCCGCTTCAGCACATCGTCGGAACCGCGGCGTTCGGTCCCGTCACTGTCCATGTCGGTCCTGGTGTTTTCATACCGCGGCCAGAAACCGAAGCCATGCTGGAATGGACTGTTGCACAACAGCTGTCGTCGAAGCCGGTGATCGTCGATCTGTGCACCGGTAGCGGTGCGCTGGCGTTGGCGCTTTCGAAGTTCTGGCCCGCGGCCCGCATTGTCGCCGTCGACGACTCGCAGAGCGCGCTCGAGTACGCGACAAGCAATCTCGTAGGCGTCGGTGTCGAACTGCTGCGTGCCGACGTCACCGAACCGGGCTTGCTTCCCGATCTCGACGGCTCAGTGGATCTGCTCGTCGCCAACCCGCCCTACATTCCAGACGACGCGGATCTGGAACCCGAAGTCGCCGAACATGATCCACCGCACGCGCTGTTCGGCGGGCCGGACGGGATGGAGGTCATCGAAGCCATCGCCGACCTCGCTGGCCGATGGCTGCGCGCCGGCGGGCTCTGCGCCGTCGAGCACGACGACACCACCTCGGCGCGGACGGTCGAAGCGTTCGCCCGGACAGGGCGATTCGACGACGTCACCAGCCGCCTCGACCTGGCGGGTCGGCCCCGCTTCGTCACTGCGGTCCGTAGCCGGTGA
- a CDS encoding IS30 family transposase has product MSVLTLSSVVRQFWRHVSDGHTVEEASWAVGVSRRTGFRWFRDAGGVKPRSVVPSSSGLKPRMTLQDRIQIEIGVATNESLRAIGSRLLPPRPASTIKREIDNNGRHTVDHPDRNSGYRRKHAFGARQSGRSAAGGYCALTAQAYSDRRARRPKAGKLAVSEKLHDEVQARLLDEHSPKQIAKRLVLDFPDDVEMRVSHETIYTSIYVQGKGSLRRELHTCLRTGRALRKPQRRPDERRGRIRDMVNISERPPEVEDRAVPGHWEGDLILGSTASGSAIGTVVERMTRFVMLLHLPDDHTAVAVQEAIVAKMAQLPLILRKTLTWDQGSEMANHAAIAQAAELNIYFCDPHSPWQRGTNENTNGLLRQYFAKGTDLSVFPADYLDYVATKLNRRPRETLSWKTPAEALDELLSNPSKPPAVASTA; this is encoded by the coding sequence TTGTCTGTTTTGACTTTGAGCTCTGTTGTTCGTCAGTTCTGGAGGCATGTCAGTGATGGCCATACTGTCGAGGAGGCAAGCTGGGCTGTCGGCGTGTCGAGGCGCACGGGATTTCGCTGGTTCCGCGACGCTGGCGGGGTGAAACCACGATCGGTAGTGCCCAGCTCATCGGGCCTGAAGCCGCGGATGACGCTGCAGGATCGGATTCAGATCGAAATCGGCGTGGCGACCAATGAGTCGCTGCGTGCGATTGGTAGCCGGCTGTTACCTCCTCGGCCGGCGTCGACAATCAAACGCGAAATCGACAACAACGGCCGACACACCGTCGATCACCCGGACCGCAACTCAGGGTATCGGCGAAAGCATGCGTTCGGGGCACGCCAGAGTGGCCGCAGCGCCGCGGGGGGCTACTGCGCGCTGACGGCGCAGGCATACTCTGATCGGCGGGCGCGTCGCCCGAAAGCGGGCAAGCTGGCTGTTAGCGAGAAGCTGCACGATGAAGTGCAGGCCCGGCTGCTCGACGAGCACAGTCCCAAGCAGATCGCCAAGCGGTTGGTGCTGGATTTTCCCGACGATGTGGAGATGCGGGTGTCGCACGAAACCATCTACACCTCGATTTATGTCCAGGGCAAAGGCAGTCTGCGTCGCGAACTGCATACCTGTCTGCGCACCGGGCGAGCGTTGCGTAAGCCCCAGCGCCGCCCCGATGAACGCCGTGGTCGCATCCGCGACATGGTCAACATCAGTGAGCGTCCACCCGAGGTTGAAGACCGCGCGGTGCCCGGGCATTGGGAGGGCGATCTGATCCTGGGCAGTACTGCCTCGGGTTCAGCGATTGGCACCGTGGTCGAACGGATGACCCGGTTTGTGATGTTGCTGCATCTGCCCGACGATCACACCGCGGTGGCCGTGCAGGAAGCGATCGTGGCGAAAATGGCGCAACTGCCGTTGATCCTGCGCAAAACACTGACCTGGGATCAGGGCAGCGAGATGGCCAACCATGCGGCGATCGCCCAAGCCGCCGAGCTCAATATTTACTTCTGCGATCCGCACTCCCCGTGGCAGCGCGGCACCAATGAGAACACCAACGGCCTACTGCGCCAATACTTTGCCAAAGGCACCGACCTATCGGTCTTTCCGGCCGATTACCTCGACTACGTCGCGACCAAACTCAACCGCCGGCCCCGCGAAACCTTGAGCTGGAAAACACCCGCCGAAGCCCTCGACGAACTACTGTCCAACCCGTCCAAACCACCCGCTGTTGCATCTACCGCTTGA
- a CDS encoding glycosyltransferase family 4 protein: MAYGSSVVYAADSLLALNDRGAGVPLRELALVGLTAAIITYFATGWVRIIARRLGAVAYPRERDVHLQPTPRMGGLAMFVGVVCAVLLASQLPALTRGFVYSSGMPAVVVAGGLIMAIGLIDDRWGLDALTKFAGQITAASVLVTMGVAWSVLYIPGVGTIVLDQVSSILLTLALTVAIVNAMNFVDGLDGLAAGLGLITASAICIFSIGLLRDHGGDVLFYPPAVISVVLAGACLGFLPHNFHPAKIFMGDSGSMLIGLMLAAASTTAAGPISQTAYGARDVFALLSPFLLVVAVLFVPALDMLLAIVRRTRAGRSPFSPDKMHLHHRLLHIGHSHRRVVLLIYLWVGIIAVGAASTIFFDPRYTGAVMLAAILVAVVVTLIPLLRRRDGQLDELYDK; the protein is encoded by the coding sequence ATGGCATACGGTTCATCGGTGGTCTACGCGGCAGACAGTCTGCTGGCGCTCAACGATCGCGGTGCAGGCGTCCCGCTTCGCGAGCTCGCGCTGGTCGGACTCACCGCAGCGATCATCACCTACTTCGCTACGGGATGGGTGCGCATCATCGCCCGGCGCCTCGGCGCGGTGGCCTATCCGCGCGAACGCGACGTTCATCTGCAGCCGACGCCGCGAATGGGCGGGCTGGCGATGTTCGTCGGCGTGGTCTGTGCCGTGCTGCTGGCGTCGCAGCTTCCAGCGCTCACCCGCGGGTTCGTGTACTCGTCGGGAATGCCCGCGGTCGTGGTCGCGGGCGGGCTCATCATGGCGATCGGTCTGATCGACGACAGATGGGGACTGGATGCACTGACGAAGTTCGCCGGCCAGATCACCGCGGCCAGTGTGCTTGTCACGATGGGTGTCGCGTGGAGCGTGCTCTACATCCCCGGTGTCGGCACCATCGTGCTCGACCAGGTGTCGTCGATCCTGCTGACGCTGGCGCTGACCGTCGCGATCGTCAACGCCATGAACTTCGTCGACGGGCTGGACGGCCTCGCCGCCGGCCTTGGCCTGATCACCGCATCGGCCATCTGCATCTTCTCGATCGGGCTGCTGCGCGATCACGGCGGCGATGTCCTGTTCTATCCGCCTGCCGTGATCTCGGTGGTGCTCGCCGGAGCATGCCTGGGATTCCTGCCGCACAACTTCCACCCCGCCAAGATCTTCATGGGTGACTCGGGTTCGATGCTGATCGGCCTGATGCTCGCCGCGGCCTCGACGACGGCCGCGGGCCCAATATCGCAGACCGCATACGGCGCCCGCGATGTGTTCGCCTTGCTGTCGCCGTTCCTGTTGGTGGTTGCGGTGCTGTTCGTGCCAGCGCTGGACATGCTGTTGGCGATCGTGCGGCGCACCCGCGCGGGTCGCAGCCCGTTCAGCCCTGACAAGATGCACCTGCATCACAGGCTGCTTCACATCGGTCATTCGCACCGGCGGGTGGTGCTGCTGATCTATCTGTGGGTGGGCATCATCGCAGTCGGCGCCGCCAGCACGATTTTCTTCGATCCGCGCTACACCGGTGCCGTCATGCTGGCGGCGATTCTGGTCGCGGTCGTGGTTACTCTCATCCCGCTGTTGCGCCGCCGAGATGGTCAGCTAGATGAACTGTACGACAAATAG
- the rpmE gene encoding 50S ribosomal protein L31, with protein sequence MKSGIHPDYADTTVICGCGNTFTTRSTKKGGQIHVEVCSQCHPFYTGKQKILDSGGRVARFEKRYGKRKGAGEKSPETGADN encoded by the coding sequence ATGAAATCAGGCATTCATCCTGACTACGCCGACACCACGGTGATCTGCGGCTGCGGTAACACGTTCACCACCCGCAGCACCAAGAAGGGCGGCCAGATCCACGTCGAGGTCTGCTCGCAGTGCCACCCGTTCTACACCGGCAAGCAGAAGATCCTCGACAGCGGCGGCCGTGTGGCGCGCTTCGAGAAGCGCTACGGCAAGCGCAAGGGCGCGGGCGAGAAGTCGCCCGAAACAGGCGCAGACAACTAG
- the prfA gene encoding peptide chain release factor 1, which yields MADTAPVIEALLAEHADLERQLSDPNLHADASAARKVGRRFAQVSPIVATYRKLEAARGDLEAARELAADDESFAAEVPELEAVVEQLDTQLTDQLSPRDPHDADDIVLEVKSGEGGEESALFAADLARMYTRYAERHGWSVTMLDGTTSDLGGYKDATLSIRSKGDTADGVWSRLKFEGGVHRVQRVPVTESQGRVHTSAAGVLVYPEPEEVEEVEIDESDLRIDVYRSSGKGGQGVNTTDSAVRITHLPTGIVVTCQNERSQLQNKARALQVLAARLQALAEEQAQADASADRASQIRTVDRSERIRTYNYPENRIADHRINFKAHNLDQVLDGDLDALFDALATADKQSRLQQA from the coding sequence ATGGCCGACACGGCACCCGTGATCGAGGCATTGCTCGCTGAGCACGCCGACCTCGAGCGCCAGCTCTCCGATCCCAACCTGCATGCGGATGCGTCCGCCGCACGGAAGGTCGGCCGCCGGTTCGCCCAGGTTTCGCCGATCGTCGCGACCTACCGCAAGCTCGAGGCCGCCCGCGGCGATCTCGAGGCTGCCCGGGAACTGGCCGCCGACGACGAGTCGTTCGCTGCCGAGGTGCCCGAACTGGAAGCGGTCGTCGAGCAGCTCGACACCCAGCTGACCGACCAGCTCTCACCCCGCGATCCGCACGACGCCGACGACATCGTCCTCGAGGTGAAGTCCGGTGAGGGGGGCGAGGAATCGGCATTGTTCGCCGCCGACCTGGCGCGGATGTACACCCGGTACGCCGAGCGGCACGGCTGGTCCGTCACCATGCTCGACGGGACCACCTCCGACCTCGGTGGCTACAAGGACGCGACGTTGTCGATCAGGAGCAAGGGCGATACGGCCGACGGGGTGTGGTCGCGTCTCAAGTTCGAAGGCGGCGTGCACCGTGTGCAAAGGGTTCCGGTGACCGAGTCGCAGGGCCGCGTGCACACGTCGGCCGCGGGCGTGCTCGTCTACCCCGAACCCGAAGAGGTCGAGGAAGTCGAGATCGACGAATCCGATCTGCGCATCGACGTGTACCGGTCCTCGGGCAAGGGCGGCCAGGGCGTCAACACCACCGACTCGGCGGTGCGCATCACGCATCTGCCCACCGGCATCGTCGTCACCTGCCAGAACGAGCGCAGCCAGCTGCAGAACAAGGCGCGCGCGCTGCAGGTGCTTGCCGCCCGGTTGCAGGCACTCGCCGAGGAGCAGGCGCAGGCCGACGCGTCGGCGGACCGGGCCAGCCAGATCCGCACCGTCGACCGCAGCGAGCGGATCCGCACCTACAACTACCCCGAGAACCGGATCGCCGATCACCGGATCAACTTCAAGGCGCACAACCTCGACCAAGTGCTCGACGGCGACCTCGATGCCCTGTTCGACGCGCTGGCCACCGCCGACAAGCAGTCCCGGCTTCAGCAAGCATGA
- a CDS encoding L-threonylcarbamoyladenylate synthase has protein sequence MTEMFDCLDEQTRAIGIASAVSAVKGGSLVVMPTDTVYGIGADAFDSEAVSALLAAKGRGRDMPVPVLVGSWHTIEGLVYSVPNTARELIRAFWPGALSLVVRQAPSLQWDLGDAHGTVMVRMPLHPVAIELLRAVGPMAVSSANISGQPPAVTAKDARDQLGDLVEVYLDAGPSQQQAASTIVDLTGAHPRVLRQGPVTVDAVAKVLGVDAATLTD, from the coding sequence ATGACGGAGATGTTCGACTGCCTCGATGAGCAGACGCGGGCGATCGGTATCGCCTCGGCCGTCAGCGCGGTCAAGGGCGGCAGTCTGGTGGTGATGCCGACCGACACCGTCTACGGCATTGGCGCCGACGCCTTCGACAGCGAGGCCGTTTCGGCTCTGCTGGCGGCCAAGGGTCGCGGTCGTGACATGCCCGTTCCGGTGCTCGTCGGGTCCTGGCACACGATCGAGGGGCTGGTGTACTCCGTCCCGAACACCGCCCGCGAACTCATCCGCGCCTTCTGGCCGGGTGCCCTCAGCCTCGTGGTGCGGCAGGCGCCGTCGCTGCAATGGGACCTGGGCGACGCACACGGCACCGTCATGGTGCGCATGCCGCTGCACCCCGTGGCCATCGAGCTGCTGCGCGCGGTCGGGCCGATGGCGGTGTCGAGCGCGAACATCTCGGGTCAGCCCCCCGCCGTCACCGCGAAAGACGCGCGAGACCAACTCGGCGACCTCGTCGAGGTCTACCTCGACGCCGGACCGTCGCAGCAGCAGGCGGCGTCCACGATCGTGGACCTGACCGGTGCACATCCGCGGGTGCTGCGGCAGGGGCCGGTCACCGTCGATGCGGTGGCGAAAGTGCTTGGCGTTGACGCGGCGACGTTGACGGACTGA